Proteins encoded in a region of the Veillonella parvula genome:
- a CDS encoding TVP38/TMEM64 family protein, whose product MSKRNLKPSGEGWVQLIAGIGFIVLLIIINIVDPTFYPTMWHLATSGSMEEVAEYIQSFGPMAMLVSMVLDIFVNAVGFLPSIFISTANGLVFGMWPGIIISWLAETIGVVISFYIMRYFLRDTADKLIAKSTVLMKVDDFSGKNGFVVMLFARSLPYFPSGVITALGAISKIKPRDYILANLIGKFPSTALEVAIGTDIVNFQENMGRLGIIVLVAGVVYFILWKVYKNYINKKNAEQEHDPNA is encoded by the coding sequence ATGAGTAAAAGAAATTTAAAACCTTCTGGTGAAGGTTGGGTACAGTTAATAGCAGGCATAGGTTTTATTGTTTTATTAATTATTATAAATATTGTAGATCCTACATTTTATCCGACCATGTGGCACTTAGCAACAAGTGGCTCTATGGAAGAGGTAGCGGAGTATATTCAAAGTTTTGGCCCTATGGCCATGTTGGTGAGTATGGTCCTCGATATTTTTGTTAACGCCGTAGGCTTTTTACCGTCAATTTTCATATCTACAGCTAATGGTTTAGTATTTGGTATGTGGCCAGGGATTATTATTTCTTGGTTGGCTGAAACAATTGGTGTAGTCATTAGCTTTTATATTATGCGTTACTTCTTACGTGATACAGCGGACAAGTTGATTGCTAAGAGTACGGTATTGATGAAAGTAGATGATTTTTCCGGTAAAAATGGTTTTGTGGTCATGTTATTTGCACGATCCTTACCGTATTTTCCATCTGGAGTCATTACCGCCTTAGGGGCCATTAGTAAAATCAAACCTAGAGATTATATATTGGCAAACTTGATTGGTAAATTTCCATCTACGGCTTTAGAAGTAGCTATTGGTACAGATATTGTAAATTTCCAAGAAAATATGGGACGATTAGGAATTATTGTTCTTGTTGCAGGTGTTGTATACTTCATTCTTTGGAAAGTATATAAGAACTATATTAATAAGAAAAATGCGGAACAAGAGCATGATCCTAATGCGTAA
- a CDS encoding thioesterase family protein, giving the protein MVSAGQTATATVTVTESNIAKTMKSGSLDVFATPAMCALMEEAAQAAVQPYLEEGEGTVGIALSITHEAPTPLGATVTAKAIVSAVEGRKITFDIEASDGIGIIGRGTHERFVINNEKFMAKVHSRANAN; this is encoded by the coding sequence ATGGTATCAGCAGGTCAAACAGCTACGGCTACTGTAACAGTTACAGAATCTAATATTGCTAAAACAATGAAATCTGGTTCTTTAGATGTCTTTGCCACACCAGCCATGTGCGCTTTAATGGAAGAAGCGGCTCAAGCAGCAGTACAACCATACTTAGAAGAAGGTGAAGGCACTGTAGGTATTGCTTTATCCATCACCCATGAAGCCCCTACTCCACTTGGTGCAACAGTAACAGCAAAAGCTATTGTAAGCGCCGTAGAAGGTCGCAAAATCACATTCGATATCGAAGCTTCTGATGGCATTGGTATTATCGGTCGTGGTACACATGAACGCTTTGTCATTAACAACGAAAAATTTATGGCTAAAGTGCATAGTAGAGCAAACGCTAACTAA